TGTTCATGTGGATGCAAGTCTACTGACAAAATATGACACAGGCTACTAGTGGTTACTTGATTGACTAATACTCCTGTTCGTGTCATTACAGCCCAACTTTAAGCAGATCAACCAAAGCAATACAACTCAATAGCCACTATGACATAAGTTCATCATAAATATCACATATCTTATAAATAACAAACACCACAATGTAAAACTGAATTGTTGCTCTTCCAGGAAGTGATGTTGTTGATGAGCGGGCCACAAAGTGCACACTTAAGCACTTGTGTTTTTCCCTTTCTGAAGCGATTCTGCAACGAGAGATACTGTCAATTGCCTCACATCCTGTGCGTTGTAAGGAAGTGGGCTAGCGCATCAGACAGGCAGCCTCACTGTTAGTTAACACTTGACTGTCAGCAGAGTGGACAGTGGAAATAGAGAAGAGCAAAGACTGAGacttgacaaaaacacaaaaagctgaaaatgttacATAGGACAGCTTCCAGCGTGTCAGACAGAGGAAAGATCAGCAAACCCAAGGTaggtgaaaatcaaaacaacaatcTGAATATAGGGACATGACCTTTTGAAGGAAGCGATTTGTTCAAATGTCAGCTTTGACACAGTCACCTCAAAagtgtgaaaagaaacaagagcgaagtggagagagagacggttTATTTATCCGACTGAAGAGTGTCTGTGAAAATTTGCATTGGTTGTACCTGAAGTTACTGcataacaatatttaacaaacatttaaaaatgtgttataatctaattttgtgaaataatgatTGAACACTCCCAGGCTGCTTGACAGTATGTAAGGTCATTTTTTTGCCGAGGCATATACAGAACAATGTATTTTCCACATTAATTTCCGCAATGTAGAACAGTCAAACAGCAatgacagtaaaacacaaacagcacagtaaaacaaaaacgAAAATCAAGTCGaagaatgcagctttaaatgttaAACCCTTCAACTGTCCTGCCATATTTGTGGACAGTGGAGTAAAATGTGTCTGTCAAAGTAGTCGACGCCGCATTAAATCAATCCACAGAGGGCTGTCTAGGACCATGGAGCTCATATTTAACCAGGATTTCCAGggattattcatttatataattattttagtGCTCTGCTGTGGAGATGATGGGGGTTTGGGAGAGATTATAATGACTTTTAGTTTTATGAAAAATTAGGGGCAGGCAAGCGAGAGGAGAGCTAGTACGAGTGCATTACAGCGCTGCAGGTCGCTGGAGGACACAACTGCCttatttatgtaatttcattcatttcGAATACTGATAAGTTAGCAAACTGTGCAACTGTGTGGAGTCACATTTTGACACACATTTACCACATATTTTACAAGCTCTCATTtcgatgtaagtgatgggggccaaaagcCGCAGTATGTCCACACAAtcattttgtgcatttaaaagtttatttgacaCTTATATAATATTCAGCAGtgtgagttagtcatatcaagtggatatctgccacatttgcagtctttttagcataaaatcccctctctgtgtttcctcagacagtgtttctttgttgagctgcggtggaagtagaGTAACAAAaatctggcactaaaaagactgtaaacgtTGAAAGATgtctatttgatttgacttatttggacaaaagcttcatattaacttcaaataaacttttaaatacatttttgcacagagggaggcttgtggattttggcccctgTCACTtccattatgaagggatcttctaatggccagtatgagcagaaggaatgattatggcatgAAAAACCcgtttcagtgttcatttggggaCCTGActatagtttaaaaaaattgtgaacacgCCATTTAACTGTCACAACTATTTCAGCACCAAGCATTAACTGTATACCTACATTTACATACTATTTATGTCTGTGGTTTGCTTTTGACTGAAGTTCCCTTTATCTGCGAGCAGAAGAATCAGGAACTCTTTGACTTCCCTTAATAGACAAATATATAGAGTAGATATAGACCGTTGAATTCATTGGAAAACTTGATCTGTAGAGTGAAGATGCTGCAGGTTTTGAGGAATTTTTGAGCCTCGCGACAATTGAGACAAGAACTCACCAGTACGATGACTTAATGTTACGTAATACTGTTAAATCTTGCTTCACAAACTGTGCCAGTTTTCTCAATGACAtcctttgtctctgtctttgaaTCTTCCTCACAGCGCTCCACAAGCTTTGGCAAGTTTGAGGGTCTCAGACATCACTCATCACAAGCCAAGCCAGAGGAAAATGGGACAAATATGGTTTGtagatttgtttgtgtttatttttagagaAATGGTGAAAACTCCTATTATTTAAAAGTGGCAAGATagtaaaacatttgtaaagtaATCGGATAGAGATGCTACAGTTTGCCTCTCATTAAAGGACTGAAAATAGATATTTTCAACCAGTGTAGTTGTATATATTGTGTTCTAAAGTATGACACTGGAAAACAAGTTCATCTTGGGAAAATCCCTTAGCTGTAGAGAAAGTGatgcattttgtgtttatggaGCAAATTAAATCTAAATGTACTGTCTTTAGTACAATTCTGTATGTTTGGAGTGCAAAACATTAATGAAGTGATGTATTTCAGGCAAAGGTGtaacaaaaatgatgaaaaactaacaaaacaaactaaacttttGTTGTTCACAGCTCACAGAGGAGTGTGAGagtgtggaccaaaacaaatCAGCTGGACTTGGGAAGAAGATGAAGGCAATTTCACTGACTATGCGCAGAAAAATGGGCAAAAAACATGCCAAGTCCTTCTGTGAGGAGACAGTGAGTCACTAgaaaatagacacacacaaacacacacaattccTATGCAAAATGTAATGATTTGTAGGCACAGATTTCTATCTCATCTATCAATAATGTGTATACACAAATGATCAAAAACCCCCTAACAGCTGCCAAGCGTCATCAAACTCCAGACTCACCGACAGTCAGCCGCAGTTACTGCAAACCACTGCCGTTTTTTCTAAAGAATCTTATCGCTTTCATCTCTTATGAACCCACATCCTCAAATGTGACGCTGTTTCTTACAACACTGACATGAAGCGCTTCACCTTAAGCTTCATCAAAAAGTGTCTTGATGCAGTTTTACTGTAATACCGATGAAGAGATACGACAAAACCTTTAGGGgctttgacattttcacaaccTACATGTCTCCCTGAAGCTGTTTGTTTCTTCGTCGCCTTTCACTTTCATATGGACTTACAGTTGTCGCAACTAATGTACATTTTGTCCGAGCTATCACTGACACCATTATGATCATGAAACTAATTTTTTTCTGTACTCTATGACATGCCTCTCAATTAAAATAgcatgtctttttgttttttttcttcccagggtgatgagacagacaaagacccagaggcagagacagagagtgcCCCTCCAGCTGAGCAAAACTCTGCACAGACCAGCAACTCCTTAGAGAGTCTCTACAGCGGCCAGAGCTCGTCTAGTAAGGACTCTGCTGATGCtatttttatacacacatatatatttacagcTTGTTTAATTTTGAGGATTCTCCGTGTGATATAGCTCCAGAAACTTTAAGAGTAGTAAATCACCAGATCCATGCATACATGGTGTAATCATACTGTGTTGTGTTGCGTTTGTGGGTGCAGGTGGTGTGACCAGTGAGTCCAATGGTTCTGGTCAGAGGGACAGTCTGAGGCTGGAGGAGGACGGCTCCTACCAGGGACAGTTCTGTGGCAGAGCTCGCGTCCACACGGATTTCGTCCCCAGCCCGTACGACACCGATTCCCTCAAACTGAAGGTAAGATACAACACTGTATGCAGagttttactgtgaaataaCAACAAGGCCATCACAACTAAGGCCCTGATGTAACGATAAACTGCAATACTGATTAAGACAAAAGTGAAGCGTTCCAGCTGAACTTGAAACGATAAGCAAACACATAAATCAACATCCTGTTCATGATTctatatattttctataatttGCATACTAGGTCGGggacatcatcaacatcatcagtAAGCCTCCCATGGGCATCTGGACAGGCATGCTAAACAACAAAGTGGGCAACTTCAAGTTCATCTATGTAGATGTGTTggtggagaaggaggaagaagaagaagttccCAAAATCAGACAACAGAAACTGTCCAAAAGACCTCGACCTAAAACACTGCTGGAGTTGCTGGAGCGTCTGAATCTGGAGGTGAGAACAAGATTTGCTCGCCTGAGATTGCCTTGTTGTTTCAGACTGGTGACAAATCAGCAGGTGTTCAAGAACATAAcaggaaaacatttcaaagtgttttctgCCTACTCGTCTGTTTGACATCTTGAGGTTAAAAGAAATATGATGTGCAAGattgttgttttcagtttcagccAGAAAATaccacaaatttaaaaaaaagggaaattgcACTGAAAACGTGACCACTGAAACATTACCATGCTTCAACAACACAATcttaaaaatgtactgtaagATATCCAGCCATCAATTCTCTGTGGTCTGTTTGAAACCTAAATATTTGTAACATACATCATCTGAAACTCAACGTGTAGCCACCTAAGAGCTGAAATGTGAATGCGTATGTATGTTGATTGTGATGAAGgaactgttgttgttgcaggaGTACGCCTCTGCTTTGCTGCTTAATGGCTACCAGACAGTGGAAGACCTGTTGCACCTCCAGGAGAAACACCTGATAGAGCTGAACGTCAAAGACCCCGAGCACAGACGCAAGCTTCTCACCGCTGCTGATTACCGCTACACAGAAGGTCAGGAACATAGAGagtagagatgtgcagagagcccagtatttgtatttgtatctataattgttgagacagcaaaattatttatatttgtatttgtattcaaataaaagtggaaataggtaTAAAAATctagtatttgtttttattatacttttcattttaggatattaaaatgttaaagtgtttatgaggtccccacactgggtctgaGCTAAAACCAAGCACATCACAAATATGCAGACAGACCTccacttatttatacacccataacacagagacaacacagcATGTAATAtttagggaagaacttcaaaggcgattattgctttgcactcttcatttattgcctattttttataacctgactttgtggaaaggagaaggggaacaacaggttgtggagagtcccttgagagcactttgtgtgtgtcagtagtttagctttatctctgggaaaCACCCCTCCACTCCAGGAGTAATGTCCAAAtcaggaaatgtgtgtcatgtagcaggtggatgtgactcccctagttcagacctgctgatagatgtaagactgagatagtgatgtaactggcCTGCGCGCTGGTTATTTGAtatggttttctttttcttcctgaaaacaaatcatttttaaaatatttgtatgaaacaaatattcattaaaataaaacaaaatagcccaaaacactatttgtgctttgccaaataatgtatttgtattcagccACACGCCTGATAGAGAGTATCTATTATTCTCTCTCACAGCACACTCTCTGTCTTGTCTGACTTGTCATAGatggaaaagcacagatgttactaataacattactGATGGTGCTGTTctgttcaagtgtcccagtaagtcatgacagcaTGACAATGAGCCAGTATACACAAAACCAGGACTCTGAAGTTGTAGCAGCATTTTATTACTTacatgtgcttttcctactgtgacgtgtcaaaatgtcttctgtgaaaaagacTTATTTTATTACTAATGGTATTTTTTTACAAAGACTATCACTTACAAATGATGATGTATCACTAGTTTCCAGTAACGTACTGCAACATCAATGCATATTGTAAGAATGTAGCATTGTatttattaagtgtttttacTGCTGTAATCAAGCATAACAACTTTCTGGCACCATGTGGGACTAATTAGTTTGattgtgattaaatgtgatgCACCTGTGTGATCAACAGCCAGTCAAAAATGAGTACTTATCACTTTCAGGTAGCTTTAATGACTTtagtgacacacaaacagaaaatagatAAGCCAAGATTAAATTCTCAGAAATAAACTTTCctcaaagacattttttttttcaatgacaGATATGCTTGGAAATGTTTCATTACTGATGGAAAACAAGAATTGAAATGGGTTCACtgctcaaaatgtaaaatagcGGATGAAAGCTGAGACAATTGTGGCACACAGAATAGAAATACATCCTGCACGCTCTGAGAGGCTTATCAGTGATTTCCTGTTACTCAGATAGAAAGTGCTTAAGAGGGCAGAAGGTGTTCCAGTAATCTGATGTCTTGAACCAGTAGGCTGATTATCACAGAGGCTcacatgaatgaaaataaaactactCCCTGGTGTGAAGAAGGAACAAAACACACTTGCTAGTTTTCTTCAGCCAGTGCCTGCTTTAGTGCATTTTACTTAAGCAGATGTGTACAAGTCACATTAAAGGTCATTGTAATTTCTCTGTTTGGGTGACAGTGTGAATAAACAGATGGTGGCTGCAGTGTGACCCTGCCAAGCCTGTTGACTCACATGACAAGCCAGTAATTTAATCAAGCTGAACTCCATTAGGTTAGTGGTTTGACAACCCGGACATGAAGATTAATAGCTTCTATCAGCGAGGTAGAAAAGTGAAAGAATGGtggaatatttttattttgtgagaGTGGAAAGTGGAAGTCACAGATGATGATcgaggcattttttttttaaaaagaagaagagatgttATGTGCGTGCTGTTTGCTGGGTCACAGCTGCAGAACTTATTTTAGTATTTGGGTCATTCAGCCAACAACACACCTGTTATCACTTTAATTTAGGCTATTACAACCtttaatgttgaaaataatgTGCAACGCTTTTGCTGCcacaaacataaattaaaatttaCGTGTCAAAGAGCATCCAAAGCATCTAAATATGGATTATTTTCCACTGACTGAATCATGTGGCACAGATTTGACTTGACACAGCTTCTTTTatgtggttggaaacaggaactTGTAATATTATGACATTTGCCTTAATTCCATTTGCTTTGTGGCCACAGGTGATGATGTCAGGGATGCGGAGGAGCACAAAACCTCCCACAGTGTACAGGAGGAGGACAGTGATTGTCCCAGAGACTCGGGCTGCTTCATACCATCCGAATGCTCAGACAGCAAAGAGGACGCAGAGCAGCTCACAGACGCTGTGGATTCTTAATGTGCTCATTTGTCAGACAGATACTTTGACATTTGGAATAACCTCATGGAAAtggttttaacatttttctttcaattttcgCAAAATGTTATGTGAACATTCCTTATTTTAACAGGCTAGCCACACACTTTCCTAATGTAGAAACTCTGTAGAAGCCAGTGCAATGCATGTAGGAAGAACATATACCAATATTCTGAATGTCAACTTATCCATTTGTCACATTACCAAGATAATAATCAACTTGTAAGTTTTGATtactgaaggtttttttttatgttgttgaaaaaaaatttCATTGATAAGAATATCACTTGTATTTATTGCATTCTCAatcatcattcagtgtttttgcataTAATGCCTTTATTTATCTCAGCTCATTATGACTGTTCTCATCACATCCAATGTCAATTCAACATCTTGtgtcatcatttttcttttccgtGAACGCAGTGATGTTGGTAAAGTGTGATGTTTATGAAATATAATGTCTGGGTTTGAACATGCAAACTCAAATCTTGCTTAAAATGTATACTGTACaggaaaatgtgtattttctgaatgtgtgtgtgtttgtgtgtgtgagagagagagaaagagagagacccTGTTTGTGTGCTTATGTGAGAGTCAGCATTCATCTGTTCTCACaactttttgtaaataaaattaaagaaatacaaatatgatTTTTTGATTGTcagtcagatttatttatttcacctctttctttctttctttctttctttctttctttctttttaccaGTACAGTGCCTGATATATAAGTGACTGATTTCTAAAACTATCAATGTTATATAACgaaacacacatttgaaaattgtgatttattattgaatttaatttgaatttataaaaacataatctacatgaattttaatttaataattcatcattgcatttattttttccttacactattcaattttttattttaatataatttaatgtaattttctttttcttttcttttttttaacctcgACTGCTCTGGCTCTGTCTGGTTGGCTGAGAACACAGTTACGTCACAAAACCTAGCATGTCGCTAGCGTTCATGGGAACTGAAGTACAAAGCTAACATCTGCTATACGACCCTTTTCGTTGACGGTATCTTCCATTAACTACATTACCCAGCATCCACCACAAGCAGTCAAGCAATGTTGACGTGTAGTTTATTGGTGGTCTATTTCGCATCACCAGCTGGCGAAGCCGGGCATCATTTAACCGAAACTTAAGCATTTTTACCgacattttgtgatttttttgagTGTTGGGTGATTCCACGACAGTGTGTGGGGATGGCTGGAGAAATGTCTATGATTGGTAAGTTGaattacatgtatttttaacaGTTATTAGCCAGTAAAGGGATGCTAACCTCAGCTAACACCAAGCGGCTCGGACTTGTCCACCTGTCATACTCGTGTTGTCACAGGTTCAGTGATCCTGGCCTTATTCCTGGCTGGTTATCTGGGCCAGCAGTACTTACCACCCCCCAAACCGAAAGTGATTGGCATGGACCTGGGCACCACTTTCTGCTCGGTGGGCGTCTTCCACCCGGGCAGTGGAGATGTGGAGGTTATGGCAGAtgaagaggggaggaagagcATCCCCAGCACCGTCTCCTTCACCACCACTGCGGTCCTGGCCGGACATGAAGCCGTGGACCTGGCCGACACCAACCCCCAAAACACCATCTACGATGCCAAGAGGTTCATCGGGAAGATATTTGAGCCGGAAGTCCTAGAGCAGGAGAGTGCCCGTTACCCGTTCAAGGTGGGTCATACTGGGGGAGAGGGAGACGCTGGAGTCAGCCTACGATTCAGGGTTAAGGGGAACATGTCAtgaataatgatatttagcggctgattctctgtttttcacCGCTTGTGAAAGAGTATTAGACATGGTAACAAAAGCTTTTACGCTGTTTAACCTCTTCCACTTCCGTAGACCCATTTTTGGAGGGACGGGATGTTTGgggggagatagcaggtcaacgATACATGACACATAGAGATGGTATAACATCACCTGAAAGCTGGGagcctgaagattaatttgagatgcagttcAGCactgtgtcaagtttttctagCAATAAATCTATAATGAACTTTGTGTTTTGGTCAGGTccctattcaaattttgaaagtttagagtgtGTAAGGGCTTAGAACAATATAATGGACGTAGGCTATATGATGGTTATTCACATGCTCagttatgtctcataagttgtttcaacaacttttgggttgataccatttTTTACACAGGTTTGGTgaaaatttaaccatttttgtCCACTCATGGTGGTcatgacatggttggtaccaGTGGATTCGTTACATCACCTAGTTTCATATGAAACCAGTATCAGTAtcactgtagctttaaaactgaacccactacagcctctgaaagacagtaatgtcacCCGTGGACGCTGGCGTCCTCGGGGAGTGGAAGATgttaaacccactttcagatttgtgaaacctttattttgcttatgaaaaatgaaaaacaagggcaatttcactgatatttctccattcagaccacattagaccagatccagatcaaaaaccactatattTACAGTTGTCAAATCTTAATAGTaataatctagtccagatttgacaagtgTAAGTAtggtggtttttgatctggagCTGGTCTAATGTGCTCTAAATTGGGTAGAAAGCAgtgaaattgcctttttttcagttttttcagttttcacataGAAtgaaggtttcacaaatctgaaattgTGTTTGAATGAGTCACTGTAGGATCCTGGTTTAAcgtggtctggatggagaaatatcagtgaaatcactctttttcttttctattttcataagcaaaataaaggtttcacaaatctgaaagtggctTTTAACAGCATTAAGACTTTTGTTGCAATGTCTAACATGCTTTCACAAGTGTAAGtaatgaaaaaacagagaatcagtcgttaaatatcattatttatgtttcccttaactttcccCTTAACCTCGATACGGAATCTGAGTTCATCGTCATGGTAGAGGGTGAGTAGTGGGTGCTGTGGTGGGTGACTTTGTCTCCAGAggtgttttcctctcattaaAGTCATTTCTAAGAGTAATGAGGATACTTTGGAGTTGGTCAACCctgtatttgtagtttttttattaCCTTAGTTTTATTACTTCtacaaagatgtttttatagttttgcaTCTCATAATCCAAATAATTATGAGTAATAATTGTGATTCATTGTCTAACTGTCATCAGACAGTTGTATGTAGGACTGAGTCTACACAGAACTACATGTCTAATAAAATCAACTATAAATAAACCTTTTGGAAATATAAATAATCTTAATAGTTGTGCATCCCATGTCAAATATGTTTAAACCAGAACCATCATGTACACATAACAGCCTTTAATAAACAGACTGGGCTGCAGCAAAagaatattttcatcatttcataaaactattgtttgttttctctattaattgcttagtttataaaatgtcaaaaaaatgatagaaataaaGCTGCCATGGTGATATTgtaaaattgcttgttttgttcaattAAGTGTCCAATATccaaagacatttaatttatagTCATTTAAAAGAGACAAGagcagaaaattctcacatttgaagAGCATGAACAAGCAAATAATTAGatatttttcttgataaatgacatAAACAACTTCTGGATTATCAATATTGTTGATTATTAAATTTAAACAACGTAAGTTCGATGTATCGCTCGTTATTTGCTCTCACTTTTGTAATCTCTCCATCCTGACTCACACTCTCCTCTGTCGCTCTTTCAGGTGATTAACAACAATGGGAGTGCAGAGTTTGTAATCTCCACCAACCACACCTTCACGGTGAGCCCAGAGTTCATCGgctccaggctgctgctgaagatgaagaagatggCTGAGAAACAACTGGGCGTGCCCATCCAGAAAGCTGTCATCTCAGTGCCCGCAGAGTTTGACGAGAGACAGAGGAACTACACAGTCAGAGCCGCCAACCTCGCCGGTCAGTTGGTTAATTATTTTAagatgatgttggatgtctcaGCACCAGTTGCTGGGTTTAAAAACTCCCTCTCCCTTTACCGTGAACACTAACTCCCTGGTTACCGTCTTGCAGGCTTGGAGATCCTGCGTGTGATCAACGAGCCCA
This region of Thunnus maccoyii chromosome 6, fThuMac1.1, whole genome shotgun sequence genomic DNA includes:
- the samsn1a gene encoding SAM domain-containing protein SAMSN-1a isoform X2 produces the protein MLHRTASSVSDRGKISKPKRSTSFGKFEGLRHHSSQAKPEENGTNMLTEECESVDQNKSAGLGKKMKAISLTMRRKMGKKHAKSFCEETGDETDKDPEAETESAPPAEQNSAQTSNSLESLYSGQSSSSGVTSESNGSGQRDSLRLEEDGSYQGQFCGRARVHTDFVPSPYDTDSLKLKVGDIINIISKPPMGIWTGMLNNKVGNFKFIYVDVLVEKEEEEEVPKIRQQKLSKRPRPKTLLELLERLNLEEYASALLLNGYQTVEDLLHLQEKHLIELNVKDPEHRRKLLTAADYRYTEGDDVRDAEEHKTSHSVQEEDSDCPRDSGCFIPSECSDSKEDAEQLTDAVDS
- the samsn1a gene encoding SAM domain-containing protein SAMSN-1a isoform X1, whose protein sequence is MLHRTASSVSDRGKISKPKRSTSFGKFEGLRHHSSQAKPEENGTNMLTEECESVDQNKSAGLGKKMKAISLTMRRKMGKKHAKSFCEETGDETDKDPEAETESAPPAEQNSAQTSNSLESLYSGQSSSSAGGVTSESNGSGQRDSLRLEEDGSYQGQFCGRARVHTDFVPSPYDTDSLKLKVGDIINIISKPPMGIWTGMLNNKVGNFKFIYVDVLVEKEEEEEVPKIRQQKLSKRPRPKTLLELLERLNLEEYASALLLNGYQTVEDLLHLQEKHLIELNVKDPEHRRKLLTAADYRYTEGDDVRDAEEHKTSHSVQEEDSDCPRDSGCFIPSECSDSKEDAEQLTDAVDS